Genomic DNA from Acidobacteriota bacterium:
CCGCTCGTCGACGGCGCCGACGCGGCTGCCGGCACTCTGCAGGTAGCCGAGGGCCTGCAGGCGCCGGACCGTCTCCTCGTCCACCGCCACCGAGCTGTCGAGGTCGCGGGCCGCGTGGCGCTCGAGGTAGCGCTCCAGGCGACCGCGCAGCGCCGCCGCCAGCTCCGGCTGGCGGTCGATCAGGTCGTCGAGCTCCCGCGGATCGCCGTCGAGGTCGAAGAGCTCTGGCCGCGGGCCGTGGATGTACTTCTTGCCGTCCACCACCAGACTGCGCAGCTCCCCCCAGCCTCGGCTGAGGCGCGGCGAAAGGGTCTCGGCGTAGAGCTCGCGCCGTCGGTCATGGCCTTCCTTCTCGTCGTCCAGCAGCGGCAGGAGGCTTTGTCCTTGGATGTCTTCGGGCACCTCGAGGTCGAGGAGGTCGAGCACCGTCGGCAGGACGTCGATGGTCGATACCCGGTTGCCGATCCGCCGACCGCGGGGTCCCTCGGGCCAGCGCACGATCAACGGTACGTGGAGGGTCGACTGATAGGTCAGCAACGAGTGGGTCGTCTCCTCGTGCTCGCCGCGGCCCTCGCCGTGATCGGAGGTCATCACGACCACCGTGCGATCCGCCACTCCGAGGCGCTCGAGGTGTTCGATCACCTTGCCCAGGCTCTCGTCCGCGTAGGCGATCTCGCCGTCATAGAGGTCGTGGGCGAAGAGCTGGTCGTAGGGCGCCGGCGGTTCGTGGGGATGGTGGGGGTCGAAGTAGTGGAGCCAGAGGAAGAAAGGCTCGTCGGCGTGGTCTTCGAGCCAGGGCAGCGCGGCGGCGTTGACCCGCGCTGCCGGGCGCTCGTCGAAGAACAGCCGCTCTTTGGGCAGTACCCGCTGGCCGTAGAGGTCCTCGTAGGGAGTGCCGAGATGGTCGTCGAAGAGCTCGAAGCCCTGAGCGATTCCGAAGCGAGCCAGCAGCGGATAGGCGCCAATGGCGGCGGCGGTGCGGTAGCCGGCGCCCCGCAGCCGCTCCGCCAGCGTGACCTGCTCCTCACCGAGCACGAACAGGCCGTTGTCGCGCACCCCGTGGGCTGGCGGCACCTTGCCGGTCATCAAGCTGGAGTGGGACGGCAGGGTGATCGGCACCGGCGCCAACGCCTGCTCGAAGAGCACCCCTTCGGCCGCCAGACGATCGAGCACCGGGGTGCGCGCCGCTTGGTGGCCGTAGGCACCCAGGTGGTCGGCGCGGGTGGTGTCGAAGGTCACCAGCAATACGCTCCAGCGCGCCGCCGGAGGCGTGCAGGAGAGAGCACAAAGGAGGAGCAGGGCCGAAAGCAAAACGGCGCGCCGAAGCGCGCCGCGGGTCGGTCGATACCGCGAGCTCATTCGATGTCGAAGTTCATCAGCTCGATAGGGGTGACGATGTTTCCGGTCACCCGGAAGACGGCGTTCCGGGGGCCGAGCGACGTCAGGCCCATGCCGGTGTTCGGAGCCGCGGTCTGGGGCTCGTTGATGGTGACGGCGTGAAAGCCGAGTCCGGCATCGACGTTGTCGGAGGCGATTCTGGTGAACGCGGTGTTGAATTGCCAAATTCCGGCGAGGAAGGAACCGTTCTGGTAGACGTTGGGGGTCACCATGGGGTCGACGGTGTGGGTGTTGAGGCCGACCGCGACCGGGATGATCACCGATTGGACCTGAACCGCCGAGGTGCCCATGATGTCGCTGTAGAGGCTCCAGGTCACCGTGGATTGGTAGGTCCGCCGCATCTCGAAGGTGACCATGGTGATGGTGCCGGTTTGCTCCACCGGGACCGTCGCCGTGCCCGCGCCGTTCAGGCCAACGTCGAAGCGATTGCCGACGAACCGGCCGCTTGTGATCGCCGTCAGGAAGCCGGTCGAGGTGCCGGTGTCGTACTGGATGGAGGTTCCGGCAACTGGCGGGGCGGGACCGGGCGAGCTCACCGGAGGATTCTCGCTCGGGCGATCGTTCGCCGGCGGGAGATCGGCCAGTTGCTCGGTCGGTTGGCGGAAGGCGCGAAAGGCCTTGCGTTCGTCGCGAGGGAGCTGGCGCAGCACCGCGATGCGCGTGTCGCGCTCCAAGGTTCGGATGGCGTCGAATCGCTGCTCCTGGCTCATCGCCAGCAGGGCATCCATGTCGACGCCGTCGACCGCCGTCGCGGTGGCCGTTTGATCTGCGGTTTGACCGCTGAGGGTGCCGGTGATGCCGGCGAGGAGACCCAGGGCGAGGGTCAGGGCAATCCAATAACCGAGCTGTCTAAACATCGCTAGGCTCCTGAAACAGGCCGTGTGGAACGCGGAATTCGCAACTCGCCGCGGATTGAGCCGGCCAAGACTCCCCGCGGCAGGGTAACAAGCTGTTCATGGGCTCACAAGGGGTGTGCGGCTCGAACAGCAGCTCGCGATGCGCTGAAAGAAGCCAGTCAAAGTCGCTCTAAGGGACCGGTTCGAGGGGCGTTGGATCGAGGGTCAGAGCCGGATCTCCCAGCAGGTTGTAGAGGCGCGAAACCTCCGGATGGTCGAGCTCGCCCTTGGCGGCCACCATCGCTTCGCCGATGCTCAGACCCGCGAGCAGGCCCTCGATGATGGCTTCGCCGAAACGTGGCCGGGTGTAGAGGCGGGACGATGCGCCGACGAAGGCGAGGGCGCCGCGGTCGGCGGCGAGAACCATCTCCTCGCCCAGGGAGCTGGCGCTGGGGTGATCGAAGGGTGCCGTGGTGCAGGACACGCTGACCACCATCGGCGGCCGGGTCGTCGGGCTCAGGCGCGCCAGATCGGCGCGATCAAAGAGGGAGTCCGGTCGCATCTCGTGGGAGCCACCGAGCTGCCAGCTATGGCGGCTGCCGTGGCCGCTGAACAGGACGGCGGCTGGGCGTTGGTCGAGGGCGGCGATCAGACCTTCGTCGAGTGCCTCGCCTTGCGCTGCCACCTCGTCGACTTGCAAGCCGTTTGTCGAAAGCCGCTGTTGGGAGCGCTCGATGCGACCCAGGGAGGGTGAGCTTTGGTCGCTGACCAGCAGCACCCGAGGGGGCTCTTCGGGAGCCGGACCTTCGAGGTGGCGCAGGATCTTGTCGATGGCCGTGTCGAGCTCGATGGCATCGGCGACCGGCAGTCGGCCGAGGGCGAAGCGCGGCCGGCTGGGGTCATCCTCGGTGGCGGCGAAGAAGTGATCCGTCGCCGCCGGTCCGAAGGCCGAGAAGTAGGTGCGGGTTGGGATCCGGTTGTGCTCCGATGGACCGACCGCCTCGCCGTGGGGCGGCAAGAACCAGTCGGCGTCGCCGACCAGGAGCACGAAACGCAGCTCGGGAGAAGCCTGCACCGCGTGATCGAGAAAGGCGCGAACAGCCGCGGCGCTGGTCTCGCCGAAGCCGAAATGGTCTGCGATGGCGCCGAGCTCGGCGACCGCCACCCGCAAGCCGCGCTGCCGGTGCGCCGTCGCCAAACGCTCGGTGGCGAGAAGCAGGTCCGCCGGCGCGATCATCAGGTAGTCGAAAGCAGGCGGCAGCGCCGGGGCGGGCGTGACCGTCGTGACCGCCGAAGGACGCTGCAGGGTGGCGTCGTTGGCGAGCCAGACCTCCGTCACCTCTCGGCGGGCAGGTAGCCACCAGCCACGGTCGGGGTCCGGCTGCGCCGACCAGCCGCTGTTGGCGTAGAGCCTTTCGCCGGCTCGCGCTTCGGGGTCGGCAAGCCAGGTGGGCTGTGCCGAGGGCTCCACGATCCAGGGGGCGTGATTGTCGCCATGACGGCTGAGGAGGTCGACCCGGTAGGTGACCTCGACGCGGTCGACATAGACCAGGTCGATCAGCGGGTCTTCGCTGTCCGGCATGCGGCGCGCTGGGATGCGCAGCTCGAGGCGGCCGGCTCCAGCGAGGGAGTCCGCCAGTACGCGCAGGCGCAGGCGGTGACGCTGACGGCCGCGCCAGCTTCCGTCGCCGACCCGGCGGCCGTCGAGCCAGACCTCGACCCGGTGGTGGGGCACCGCCTCGGGAAGGTCCGGATGGGTCCAACCGAGGAGGTCGATGGCGATCCCGAGATCCGCCTGGTCCGCTCGGTCCCCGAGATCGCCGAGATCGAGGCCGAAGGCCGAAGACTGCTGGTGGCTCAGGGGAGCCCAGAACCAGGGCGATCCCACCGCTTCGGCAAGGGCCGGGCTGTCGAGGGGAGCCCGCACCCGATCCTCTTCGAAGATCCGCTGGCGTGACAGGACG
This window encodes:
- a CDS encoding sulfatase, coding for MSSRYRPTRGALRRAVLLSALLLLCALSCTPPAARWSVLLVTFDTTRADHLGAYGHQAARTPVLDRLAAEGVLFEQALAPVPITLPSHSSLMTGKVPPAHGVRDNGLFVLGEEQVTLAERLRGAGYRTAAAIGAYPLLARFGIAQGFELFDDHLGTPYEDLYGQRVLPKERLFFDERPAARVNAAALPWLEDHADEPFFLWLHYFDPHHPHEPPAPYDQLFAHDLYDGEIAYADESLGKVIEHLERLGVADRTVVVMTSDHGEGRGEHEETTHSLLTYQSTLHVPLIVRWPEGPRGRRIGNRVSTIDVLPTVLDLLDLEVPEDIQGQSLLPLLDDEKEGHDRRRELYAETLSPRLSRGWGELRSLVVDGKKYIHGPRPELFDLDGDPRELDDLIDRQPELAAALRGRLERYLERHAARDLDSSVAVDEETVRRLQALGYLQSAGSRVGAVDER
- a CDS encoding C25 family cysteine peptidase, with amino-acid sequence MTFLRPLRHRCTGCTLLLALVLGAASSVVADGWNVAVTKPGVYRLSFEELEATVDQIPSSKASTGLKASHRGISVPLWIVDDGDGTFGTGDEIRWVAARSLLWPRRLHDVLPKATLRLERASAAPPAPTPPLSPSGEETATVLSRQRIFEEDRVRAPLDSPALAEAVGSPWFWAPLSHQQSSAFGLDLGDLGDRADQADLGIAIDLLGWTHPDLPEAVPHHRVEVWLDGRRVGDGSWRGRQRHRLRLRVLADSLAGAGRLELRIPARRMPDSEDPLIDLVYVDRVEVTYRVDLLSRHGDNHAPWIVEPSAQPTWLADPEARAGERLYANSGWSAQPDPDRGWWLPARREVTEVWLANDATLQRPSAVTTVTPAPALPPAFDYLMIAPADLLLATERLATAHRQRGLRVAVAELGAIADHFGFGETSAAAVRAFLDHAVQASPELRFVLLVGDADWFLPPHGEAVGPSEHNRIPTRTYFSAFGPAATDHFFAATEDDPSRPRFALGRLPVADAIELDTAIDKILRHLEGPAPEEPPRVLLVSDQSSPSLGRIERSQQRLSTNGLQVDEVAAQGEALDEGLIAALDQRPAAVLFSGHGSRHSWQLGGSHEMRPDSLFDRADLARLSPTTRPPMVVSVSCTTAPFDHPSASSLGEEMVLAADRGALAFVGASSRLYTRPRFGEAIIEGLLAGLSIGEAMVAAKGELDHPEVSRLYNLLGDPALTLDPTPLEPVP